The Panicum hallii strain FIL2 chromosome 9, PHallii_v3.1, whole genome shotgun sequence genome has a window encoding:
- the LOC112877602 gene encoding mitogen-activated protein kinase kinase 9-like: MALAREKRLPPLHLSLNVPSRPAVQEPAFRHANPPLAPPPSASSTPLARSSQFRLADFDRLAVLGRGNGGTVYKVCHRETGALYALKVLHQGDAAEADILGRTASPFVVRCHSVLPAASGDVALLLELADGGSLDSVKNRGGAFPEPALAEVAAQALSGLAYLHARRIVHLDIKPANLLATAAGEVKVADFGIAKVLSRAGDHCTSYVGTAAYMSPERFDPEAHGGHYDPCAADVWSLGVTVLELLVGRYPLLPAGQQPNWAALMCAICFGEPPSLPDGAASPELRSFVAACLQKDYRKRASVAELLAHPFVAGRDVTRSRRALRELVAEA, encoded by the coding sequence ATGGCTCTAGCAAGAGAGAAGAGGCTTCCGCCGCTGCACCTCTCGCTCAACGTCCCGTCCCGCCCCGCCGTCCAGGAGCCGGCCTTCCGGCACGCCAACCCtccgctcgcgccgccgccgtccgcgtcGTCGACCCCGCTGGCCCGGTCGAGCCAGTTCCGTCTCGCCGACTTCGACCGGCTCGCCGTCCTGGGCCGCGGGAACGGCGGCACCGTGTACAAGGTGTGCCACCGCGAGACGGGCGCGCTTTACGCGCTCAAGGTCCTGCACCAGGGCGACGCCGCCGAGGCGGACATCCTAGGCCGCACCGCCTCGCCGTTCGTCGTCCGCTGCCACTCCGTCCTGCCGGCCGCGTCGGGCGACGTCGCGCTGCTCCTCGAGCTGGCGGACGGCGGGTCGCTGGACTCCGTCAAGAACCGCGGCGGGGCGTTCCCGGAGCCGGCGCtcgcggaggtggcggcgcagGCGCTGTCGGGGCTGGCCTACCTCCACGCCCGCCGCATCGTGCACCTCGACATCAAGCCGGCGAACCTCCTCGCCACCGCGGCCGGGGAGGTCAAGGTCGCCGACTTCGGCATCGCCAAGGTCCTCTCCCGCGCCGGCGACCATTGCACGTCCTACGTGGGCACCGCGGCGTACATGAGCCCGGAGCGCTTCGacccggaggcgcacggcgggcaCTACGACCCCTGCGCCGCCGACGTGTGGAGCCTTGGGGTCACCGTCCTGGAGCTCCTCGTGGGCCGCTACCCGCTGCTCCCCGCCGGGCAGCAGCCGAACTGGGCGGCACTCATGTGCGCCATCTGCTTCGGCGAGCCCCCCTCGCTACCCGACGGCGCCGCGTCACCGGAGCTCCGGAGTTTCGTCGCCGCCTGCCTGCAGAAGGACTACCGCAAGAGGGCGTCCGTCGCGGAGCTTCTTGCCCACCCGTTCGTCGCCGGGAGGGACGTGACGAGGTCGAGGCGCGCGCTCCGAGAGCTCGTCGCCGAGGCCTAG